The Candidatus Acidulodesulfobacterium acidiphilum genome has a window encoding:
- a CDS encoding TetR/AcrR family transcriptional regulator → MKTSDERSLLTQKLIIKKSMELFVLKGYHNTSLRDIAAECGISTGAIYHHFSSKEEIAVKLFNDTVLFLNNLFKETLQSKKDTKYKIKELVLNLIRIAEEDRITLEYALNIKHKEIITDGKPICSSGPFEMLRTFLKNEMQKGNIKKMDSYVATVCLTGIPVRLIQIKWDNVIKKNLDIYKEEIFESVWRTLKP, encoded by the coding sequence ATGAAAACCAGTGATGAAAGGTCGCTTTTAACACAAAAACTAATTATTAAAAAATCAATGGAACTTTTTGTTTTAAAAGGTTACCATAATACATCTTTGAGGGATATAGCGGCAGAATGCGGTATAAGCACCGGAGCTATTTATCATCATTTCAGCAGCAAAGAAGAAATAGCCGTTAAGCTATTCAACGATACTGTTTTATTTTTAAATAATTTATTTAAAGAAACATTGCAATCAAAAAAAGATACAAAATATAAAATAAAAGAATTAGTGTTAAATCTTATTAGAATTGCGGAAGAAGACAGAATAACTCTTGAATATGCCCTAAACATTAAACATAAAGAAATTATAACGGATGGAAAGCCCATATGTTCTTCGGGTCCTTTTGAAATGCTAAGAACTTTTTTGAAAAACGAAATGCAAAAGGGGAACATTAAAAAAATGGACAGCTATGTCGCTACCGTCTGTCTAACCGGCATACCGGTTAGACTTATTCAAATTAAATGGGATAACGTCATCAAGAAGAATTTAGATATATATAAAGAAGAAATATTTGAATCCGTATGGAGAACTCTTAAGCCATGA
- a CDS encoding cytochrome c, with protein sequence MKIKYLYNKKFIIVSILSVLLVIVVIAGIYLAKFSYAQGAANNGGNNGMMGMGNNGMMGGNGGMMNGMMGMGNNMTGKEVNNMGHKMFPQYKGVKTGPALFHYEGCFTCHTINGLGAGGNDAPNLSHIGSIRSFSWIATQIADPSAHFKRNSAVTLNGVKYRAVMPSFKNMSSKDIGILAKYLESLK encoded by the coding sequence ATGAAAATAAAATATTTGTATAACAAGAAATTTATAATTGTTTCGATATTATCGGTACTGTTAGTTATAGTGGTTATTGCAGGGATTTATTTAGCGAAATTTAGTTATGCTCAAGGTGCGGCTAACAACGGCGGCAATAACGGAATGATGGGCATGGGCAATAATGGAATGATGGGCGGTAACGGCGGCATGATGAACGGAATGATGGGTATGGGCAACAACATGACTGGAAAAGAGGTAAATAATATGGGACACAAGATGTTTCCCCAATATAAAGGCGTAAAAACGGGACCGGCTTTATTCCATTATGAAGGCTGTTTTACGTGCCATACGATAAACGGCTTAGGTGCCGGCGGCAACGATGCGCCCAATCTATCGCATATCGGCTCTATAAGAAGTTTTTCATGGATTGCGACCCAGATAGCCGACCCTTCCGCGCATTTTAAGAGAAACAGCGCAGTAACTTTAAACGGGGTTAAATACAGGGCTGTTATGCCTTCTTTTAAAAATATGTCTTCAAAGGATATAGGCATACTGGCAAAGTATCTCGAATCCTTAAAATAA